Within the Telopea speciosissima isolate NSW1024214 ecotype Mountain lineage chromosome 4, Tspe_v1, whole genome shotgun sequence genome, the region ttggggggggggggttatgtGAGTTTTGGACTAGTTCTagggtgtacaagtaatttacTCTATATTTAATGAAAAGAGAGATCCCTATACatggaaaaagatctctacttggtgttTCTTAGGCCTCTCACAAGACACCGTGAAATAAAGAGATAATGGAGAGAAACAGGGAGTGAAGTACACTTTTACATCatgtatttttttgattttatcAATTATTTAATACTATTTTTCAACTCCTACCAATTGGCCATGATCATTGATTGTGATTCTCTTTTTAGGATCTTTCTAACAACttgttatttgatttttttttcttgggattgaattTTGTGTCAAATTGTATAATCTACGCTAATGCCTCCCTGTGTCTCTCTCTACTCTTATAATAGGGGCaaaaatgtcatttcataggagaaaaagagagagacactAGCACATGATTCTTCCTCAAATGGCCAAATTCATTGTGTCAGGTGAAAATTACAATATGATAATATAGACTCTTGAATAGAATGGACTTATGGAAATTACATATGGCCAAATTCATTGTATCACTTATGATAATTGTCTTTAATCATTGTCTCGTGAGAATGTAAGTCGATTGAACACCTGATGTAGCCTTGTGGTAATTTTAGTCATTGGTATATATGTACCCTCTTGGTAATCGTGgatttttaaatctttattttGCTACATCACCACAACATTATTTTGGGCTGAATCTTGACATTTACATGTGGTAGGAACATTGTACTCTACTTACTGACAATATTTGGATCACATTTGAGCTGCCATATGTATGGTAAACATTTATGTTATGCGGGAACCCTTTCGTCAGTGGTGACGTAGAAAACTATCGTTCAATAATTTCCTTCTTGAGTCCTTCCATGGAATGATGGAAACTTAAATCATTTCGTGGGAAAACTCAATTCTTTATGTAATGATTTGGTATCTTTTCTTAGTATTTTCAATTaacaaattatttttcaaaaaataatggaatttCAAAGCTTTATATTATCAACTAGCAAATTTGATGAATTTAGCTTGTCTtcagggagcccagcatgctTAGGGTGTTGTCAGTCGTtaggttgtgccgcacacatctccaGGCATGCGTCGAAATGTGTGTAgcacagctcaaccgttggatgcctcctgagcgctgggctccctggagacgatccttaTCCAAATTTGATTGAGTTCAAATGTCACCGGTAGTTATTAGTTAGGGTATCATGGTGGGATTACATACAAAAATAATTATTCTACATTAGATGTGAATAGCCCAATGTAAAGAATTATAAAAACTTAGACATCTTCTCCTTAACGGTTAGCTTTTaaagatgagttctacccaaatcCGAATAAGTTACAATTCTGATGTGTCTCGAGTACGAAACCTGCCTCGCCCTCTTTAGTTGGCCTATAAAATCAAATATCTCATTCATATTGATGTTGTTACGCGTTCTCTCACTAGTCCCTTTCATAGGTGCAGAAACTACATGATCAGACAATGATCTCTATCttgtcaaaaaataaaataaaaaacagatgTGTCTTCTAGATTTCTATACTGTGAATCCATTGGTCTAACTCTTCGTGATTGGTTTGACCATACTATAGTGGGTGCTATGGCTGGGACGTGAGGCAGTGGATTTTTCAAGCCCAGTGAGACGCAAACATGCTCCATGCATTACTCATGCTGTCTCAAAATAATTATGTGATAATGGTCCATGTTATTGCATGTTCCTTGACTTGCGATCGGTGGTTAGGTTTGTGTTGTCGTTTGGATCTTGAAATCAACaagttttgaattttctctctattttctaaAACAAATTGGAAACAAACCAGTTatttaattattctttttttttttttttcatggaaaAACCAGTTGTTTATTGGGTTGTTTGTTATAAGTGGCTGTGAACAAAGAAGAAACGTGGTTCCACAAAAACGAAGTACTCAATGACTTAATTAATCCCATCAGGGAAAAAGTTTCTCACGCAGTGTCTTTTTTACTGGATCCCGATCGTCTGCTGCGCAGGCTGCCCTAACGATCCTGCTGCGCAGGCTGCCCTAACGATCCTGCTGCGCAGATACAGGGCCATGCACAATGATCACCTTACTCTCATTCGGGTAAGGTGCTTGAGCAGAGGTAATGAGGCAGTCTGTGCAGCAGAGAGATCCACTCCAGTTCTCTTTTTTTATAGTGTTTTTACTTGGGAAGGTTTTTCGTCCATGGCCATTTTTGAGGAACCACGGCAAATAAGGTGATGTCTAAACCATTTGTTTATGCTTTACATTTAGGAGACTGTATAATAATGGTTAGAGTAATGGTACACATGCATACATATATGTAATTTATATCAAAACGGAGAGGGTTTCTCATGTTGTCCGCAAATCTGTATGGTACACCAATTAGTTTTGTAAAAAATATATCATTCATGTGGATCcacaatttaaaattaaaaaaaaaaataaaaaaaataaaaaattacatgtgAGGCCCTCACTTCTTTGTGAGAGAGCATGATGGAAAAGGATCCGTTGGTGAGTCTTTTTCCATTGATTGAAATAcactatgaaatttgacatataatCTAAACCATGATCTCTATTTTCGACGTACGGAAAAATAAAACCGAAATACACTAataatttttcattatttaaaaaaatgagaaaaagaatattAATTGGTCACATGGTTTCTATGTCCAAACATAGGATTACATGAATTTACCGTTCAACCGTTAGTGACATTAAAAATTCCATTCCAGTAAATCTCCTATGTGCGATCCCATTGATTCCACGTTGGCAATGCTACACAATGAGACAACGATCTCCTACAGAGAGATTAACAATGTGACTGACCCCCTGACCTTAAAAGCCACGTCTCTAAAGATATCAGTGCCGTTTACGGACACATAAATGGGAGTAGGTTTAACCTCTAGAAGTCTCGTGGGGTCATCACGTGAGAGGCAGTTGCCAAATTAGGCGACGCCAtctattaatttaatttttttttccgaccAGCAATAAACGTTGGCCGCTTTGCGATTGATACAGTAAATCTGTATTTGTTAGGTTTCTTGAGATCTGTTCTGCTCTCATCTTTTGCTCTTTGGAACATTAGAAATTTACAACCTGGCTAATCCCACTTCAAACCATGAGTCTTAACTCTAAACTCTTAATTAAGTTGGCAAATCCcttctttgtttcatttgtttgttTGGAATTTTGAGATATCTTATTTGAAATCAATTTGATCAGCTCTATCTAGCACATTCTTAcaataaggctgtgtttggtttgatagaaaataaaaaaaaaggagattaaCTATATAGGCTATGCCAGTAATACTCTAAAGATCAGGAGCAAGAGCACTCCTACTCATGGTTCTAAGAATTGGAATCCGGTAATATCGAATCAGAACTGGCTGGATCTTATTACTGATTCTTGCCGATTTCCATTTATAAAAATCGAGTTTTTTCTTAGGTTCCTCAAACAATGCTCCTGCCCTTAAGGATTAGGCATCTAATTAGACTATTAATGTCCAAAAAAGAAGCTTTACTGataatcaaaataggaaaaggGGAGAGGAGGAGTGGTCCATGATTGTTGTTGTCACGTGATCTATATGACTATATAGCATTATTTTTCATCAAAATAGGAATGTTTTTATCAAGGGTGCAATTATTTATTCGTTTCCTTACCTTATTTTAGGTCATATATGGTACCATAGGGAAATGGGAGAAGTATTTATTCACGTGAGTCATCTATttttatgatttaaaaaaaaaaaaaataaatcgtATGTTTTCACTAGAGTTggggaatttagctcgtctccaggggagcccagcacgcctaGGGTGTTGCCAGCCGTTGAACTATGCCGCatacatccctaggcatgcgccgagatgtgtgcggcacagctcagccGCTGGATGCCTCCTGGCAACACCCTAGGTGCACACCtccttggagacgatcctgatccaaaGTTGGGAGGGGTGCACAGTAATGTCTAGAGTATTGGtgcacatgcatggacatacatgggatgtCTATCCATACAAAATatgtttgattgatttgataTTGATTATTAAatcctttaaagtttaaactactGTTTCCAATCTAATCCAAGGATTAAATATTGTGGCTTAAGAGGTTTTCTTTGCATCATGGATGAGGTGAAGGGAAAATCAATCCTTTCACTTGTAACCccgctttttgttttttgttttttagttattttttttatattttccccAATTCCATTAGTACCTATTTGGTTACTACAATAGTAaaagtaggggtgtaagtttaGGCCCGTGAACTTGAGCCTATCAGAGCCCGTCCTGAGACCGAATAGGGGTTGAGTTGAGACTTTCAAGCCTAAGGTAGGGTTGAGTTGGGCTTGGATTGAAGCCTCGAGCCTTTTGGACTATATTCAGAGTGAGACCGAATAGTTCCCACTCTAATTTTATATAACTATATATTAAGGGAGAGGGATTTACCATATGCTAGCaccttatgtgtctatctctctctttccccttttaaaATGATTTCCTTACCCTTCAAaggatggaagagagagatacacACATAAGGTGCTAGCATATAGTATACCACTAGTATACCCAATCTTTGGATTATTTTTAAGAGTAATTGATGttgataatgttttttttttattacattttttagTGCTAATAAGGACACAAatagccaaaaaaaaacaaaaaaaagtcaacAAGGGTCGATCAGGTTAGTTTGGCCCTATCCGACCAgattagggtcaatcagggggtTGGGTTGAATCTAATAAGGTTGGGTTGAGGCTGAGATATTAGTCCGACCATGGATCAGCTTGGGCTTGGaatgagctaagaggactcaggattgaactagggttttaaaaaaatcgaCTCAACCCGGCTTGTTTCACctctaattaaattaaattactaCTTGGGGCTGATCCAACTAGCCAAGCTTATTGAGTAAGTCAATGGTGTGGTACTATATATTTATAGTTTGTATGCCCTTGAATCTCTGTGGTATCTTAGTTTATGTACTAAAATACCTCTAGAAGAGGCTTTTTATGTACGTCCATGGAGGTGTCACCATGATGGTGGCATAGTGAGTATTGTCCATTTGTCCCTCATGGATCTGTTATTGGTTTTAAGCTAATAGGGGGTCTATTCTTTATTGTCGTTATACTGTTTCAATCACATGTCCATGGTACCacaatcatatttttttttttgggtagatatGGTACCATAATTTCCTTACTTTTGTGACCACATTCTAACTCTTGGATTttaattttgagagagagagagagagagcgcacCGGTCTTTCAACCTAGTGTAGGAAAGGTAGTTAGCAAATGGGAGACGGGAGTTGGATGGGGTTGAGGGAGAAACAGAAAATTTATAAAGAATGGTAGATGAATGTGAGAGGAGCTACGCCGTATTTGTAACGGTTGAAAttaaggttttaaaaaccccaaatcttatGAAGAAATAATATTGATTGTCATTGGTTTAGGAGGGTGGAGATGTCATTTTGCCCCCTTATGTGTTGGCACAGAGGAATGCGATCAGAAAAGCATTGAGGGTGCAAGacgcacccagacacatggggataGGCGGAATGACTACCCCGCCACCCTGAATGAGTAAAATGATTGCCACGTCTCACCCCAAGTGTCTGGGTGTAGCTTGTGCCTTCGTGCGCTCTCAGGCAGAGAATATTACtatcccttcttttattttcttaattttttatttaaatatattgTCAATTTAATTATAAGAAATGAGTTTCATTAATGGATAGTAGATTCCTCCCAGGCTATGTATGCGGAGGCATCAATCaggatgagatttttttcattttaggggTAAGGATATCATTTCATGCGGTCCTAAGTCTGGGCATAGGCTGCACGTAGCTTGGCAGGGATATTTTCCCCTTAATGGGCAGAATTCCGATAAAGGATCAAATCGAACCTGAACTTCGGCTTAACAATATAGTACTGATTTGGTCCAATACACAGACCAAATCCGGACGAACCACCTATTGACACACCTATACCCCTACCCCTAATGGGAATATTCGTTTCTTTCCTGCCTCGTCCTCTGCGCCTTGAGCTGTTagtatttataaaataaagtaaaactaaaattcaaaaactATTACTACTTCTCCTACTAAATTGCTTATTGACCACGACTCCCGTTAGACCGGAACCAATTTGGAACCTCGATTTAGTGTACTGTAGTAGCCTTTATTTGTCTGTTTCTACGCAAAACGTGAAAGTGATCTGTTTTTTCTGTTCTATTctattctgttctttttttttttttttgaacctcTAATGATGAAATTTTCAAGCACGTTGCTTATGGAATCCCAGCTAAAtttcaaatgaaaaaataaaaataaagatatggAAAACTCcaacttctgttttttttggtaaggaaaaCTCCAACTTCTGAGCACTATAAGAATTACTACTATACTCTCATAACTGAAGTGTCAAACACTgtgagcagagagagagagagagagagagagagagagagaaatgggtaGAAGACCTTGCTGTTCCAAGGAAGGCTTGAACAGAGGAGTTTGGACTCCTCTTGAAGACAAAATCCTTACAGATTACATTAGGATCCATGGAGAGGGGAGATGGAGAGATCTTCCTGAGAAAGCAGGTTTGAATGTGATGAGAAAATCTTTAGTTCtccattttaattaaatttacaaGTTAAAACAAACACATTTGTAATGTTAATTTCATATCTGCAGGTCTCAAGAGATGTGGAAAGAGCTGTAGGCTTCGCTGGTTAAACTATTTGAGACCAGATATTAAGAGAGGTAACATATCTCTTGACGAAGAAGAACTCATTATCAGACTTCACAAGCTCTTGGGCAACAGGTAAACATATTTTTacttagctctgataccacttgttaggaaCTTGGCACCATCAATGTGAAATAATTACGAATGTGCAGGTGGTCACTCATAGCAGGGAGGCTTCCAGGAAGAACAGACAATGAAATCAAGAATTACTGGAACACTAGTTTATCGAAGAAGGTTAAAGGCCACGAAACCTCTTCTGGTTCGACACAAAAGCACTCGATCCAGTTTGATGATAAGGAGAaattgaagaacaagaagaagaagacgaggacAATAATGGAATCAAGTGTGATCCGAACCAAGGCTTCGAGGTGTAACCGGGTTTTTCTCAGTACTACTACTCTACAACCAACCACTAACCAAGAAGTTGCTGAACATGGTAGTAGTAATAGTAATAAAAAAGCCCCATTATTAGAACCAGAAAATGTAGTAATTGAACCCTCCAAGTTATTCAAtccaatggaagaagaagaagaagatgattcaTCACTAAGTCTTATGATAGATCTTGACTGCTGCTGTGAATTCTCTGATCTTCTCAATTCAGAATTGGGTGAGGGAAGCTGTGATGGTAACAGTGATGATCAATCATTGCCTTCTTTGGATCAACCATTCCTGTGTCCTGAAACAGAGGAGGAAAAGCTGCTGGATGACTGGACCATGAGCCAATGTATTAAACCGGATTTGGATTTCCCATCTTTTACTTCTATCCTGGGTCAAGTAGAGAGTTGGTTAGAAGATTGTTAACTATGTATCCAATATGCAAATATTAACCTCAGTTCCTGACCTGTTCTGCAAATATAAATGGTGGTTTTGTACAATAACTATTGATGCCTGTGACACAGTCAGGTGGTACAGATTGTTTATTAATGTGTATCTCTGGActggagagagttttttttttttgttttgatgaaaTCTGGGCTGGAGAGAGTTTAACAGTTCAAAAAGACCATTTTTCTTCCCTCTGTGTATGGTAGGGGACCAGGGGAATCGTACATGTGGCAGCTTAGTTGGCAGCCCAAAAAGGCTTCACGTGTGTGCCTCTCCCCCTTTCATTAACCAAGCAACTAGACTCAatatgtggtttttttttttttcgggtaaTTAAggattttattcataaaaaaaaatgacaaagcCCACGTCTCTAGGGTACAAAGGTCCTGGAGCCAAGGAGAGGCTAAAGGCCAAGCTGTCCGACATCCCACGGACATGCAGGGCCCTCCAATATGTGGCTTAGATCAAGACAGAAGCGTTATATTGTGCAGAACACATGTGATTGGAAGGTACTCCTTCAACACATTTTGATTTCTTGTCGTTCTCAATTGcctcttttgagttttgacttgATGTTATCATTTTTTTGAGGGGCGATCTACACCATGTGTTGGCACCTCTCACACAAGCCAATGGACGCATAGACCGGAGGGAGAGGGAGTGTCTTACGATTTGTATACATTGGGTCTCACATGAGaagggtggagagagagagagagagagttcctGTGAATatcaaggaggagaaagaatgtGAGAGGACGAATACCACAAGTAGCACTACCAACTACAAAATAGATACGTGGGCCAAAGACCACCCATGGCGTAGCACGGCTCAGCTCACATGTGTGAAAAAACACCCCGATCCACCCAAAACATCCCTAAGGAAGGATACTCTGCCTTTGAAATCTTTATATGCGATTATCATCTCACCCTCCATGAGGCGATGCAGGACTATAAAAGTTGTTCCAATCTTTGACCTTATTAAAGCAaacagagggggaggggggggggacacaaagagagagagagagagagagaggtttttgTGCACAACGATATAAAGTTGGCGTGTGACAATTTGTAAAATAGGGAGGGGGTTTGATCATTTCGATCCCATCATTCTCATCCAAAGGCATTGTGCGTGACCAAGCCTAAAATTTTTTGCCATAAAAGAATACAACAAGCttaaaatgatattttacatcATATTTTACGTGTTACATACAAACattgaaaatattttgaaattgtagGATTTTTCGATGTAACTTTTTCCcaatgaaaattttacatgtaatatttatgtGGAAACAAACAGAACCTTAGTTTCATTTTTcgtactgtttttttttttttttttttggggtcaagATTTTCATACTGATTCACTCTACTTCCAAGTTCCGAAtagattaccaaaaaaaaaaaaaaaaaaaaagagttccaAACAGACGGAGGCTGCAGCAATGCATGTGTTGGGCTTGGACTGGGCTCCGCCCACTCAACCTTCGATTGTACCCATACTATAGTTTCATTTCATGCCTACATGTAACTCATGTTTAAGTATTGGTTGGGGGCCTcccttcaaaataaaaaaaaagttgaccCATGTTCATCTTTTATTCTCGAGAGAGGATAATGTAGGCAAAGACAAAGAACTATTGCTTTCGTGTGCAAGGTTCGTAATCTCGAATCGGATTAGTTGATTTTGATCAGATTGGATCGGTGATATATTTGACCCAAGTTTAGGTGATCCCGATCCGATCTTGATACCGAAAATAACCCATTAGATATCGAATTTAGcttgtctccagggagcccagcactcccagggtgctgccagccattgggctgtgcCGTACACATCCTTAGGCATGtgtcgagatgtgtgcggcatagctcAACCATTGGATTCCCCCTGACCGCACCCTGGgcactgagctccctggagacgatcctgatccttaGATGTCGGCTGCCAAATGTAAGTGTCATCCCTCTCATGAATAGGGAGAGGGATAGAGAGAATTACTTCTGCAATTTCAGCAGATTTCAAGGTCTGATCAATACGATTTGCAACTATAataggtatttaaaaaaaaaaaaaaagaacggaGGATATGAGTTTtaaacatttagatttttaaatACAAGACTTAAACAACAATAATATAAACATATAAATTAAGAAATTATTGGCTAAATACTCGCATCTAAAGTTCAAGAAACTACAACATCCAATGAAAATACATATGAATATCCACATTGTtgggagtttagtcccacatcgactACTAATCAACCTACAACCTCTTTTATATACCTGTGAATCTCTTCACCGACcaatttaaaattttgggaTGAACACTTTACATGATATCGTATCGAATTTTCAACTATTCCATTTACATCTCAACATTTAACCTCTAAATATTTTTAGCAATTTGGATTGGAGTATGGGCAAACTTAATTGTATTTGAGTAGAATAAATGCAACAAGTTATAATTATGGCAGGTGAATCCATAACTAGTCCTCTTTCAACTTCTAATCCATATCTTTTAGTCATTTGAGTTGGAGATTCAATCTTCTATAGGTTATGGGTTTTAAGACTTAACAGTACTggtcaaacaaaacaaaatggcctctctctcttttgtttgaccaGTGCTTTCAagagggaatttttttttgttgctactTGGGTTGCAGGCACATTCCTGTACCTGAGCTCAcaaccaaggaaatggaataattcattttCCCTTTGGATTCACAAATATCCTGTTAActtttagtattttccaaaatatcccTCTAGATTTCATTTCTTAACTGCTAACCGAGGTAGCAGGAAAGTTCTAGAGGAGCTACAGTACCCCTCAAACTTTTCATGAAACGACCATATTCAAAAGGGTGTACCACTTCATGAGGCTCTCACCATTGCGGGTCTAAGGAGGGGAatcgacatcctctacttccacctgccCCTACTTTTGTGTGCACCCTACACACAATGAGGcttgcaaagaccgccttacccctgctcggacaggggtaaggcggtctttgcacgcCTCGTTGTGTGTAGCTCTCACCATTGCGGGTCTAAGGAGGGGAatcgacatcctctacttccacctgccCCTACTTTTGTGTGCACCCTACACACAATGAGGcttgcaaagaccgccttacccctgctcggacaggggtaaggcggtctttgcacgtCTCGTTGTGTGTAGGGCACACACGAAAGTACGGACatgcggaagtagaggatccagactcCTAAGGAGGGCAGATGTAGGCAATCTTACCCACGACGACGATGCACTAGATTGCAATGAAGCAACTTTACAGATGACATCCATTTCTCTGCAGTAAAATGAGTTACTATTTTTGCATTCCTTAAAGAGTACTTTATTATTCCCATACAAGGTGTAGAGTACACATgaaatatatatacttttaCTTCACTCGATCATATAAATCCATTATGGGGTTTCTCAAGGATGGAAAGGAGTGGGTGGAAGGGGAGGCAACTTCCCAAACTTAGGGTGTGGGAAGTACTGTAGAAGACTTAAACCAAGGAAGTTTAGGAAGGGGAGGACAAGGCGGCTTGGATGGAAACGTAGGGAAGGGAGGAAATTTAGGAAAGGGAAGTATAGGCTTCTCAAACATGGGAGGCTTTGGTTTGTAGATTGGGATGGGTGGTGGCAATGGCTTCTTGAACACAGGGATAGGTGGCGGCAGCGGCTTTTTGAAGATGGGAAACGGTGGTGGAAGGGGCTTTTTGTAAATTGGTGGCTTCTTGAAAATGGGCACCGGTGGTGGAAGGGGTTTCTTGTAAATGGGGAACGGTGGTGGAAGGGGCTTCTTATAGATTGGGATGGGCGGTGGAAGGGGCTTCTTGTAGATTGGGAGGGGTGGTGGAAGGGGCTTCTTGTAGATAGGGATCGGAGGTGGAAGGGGCTTCTTGTAGATGGGGACGGGTGGTGGAAGGGGCTTCTTGTAGATAGGGATCGGAGGTGGAAGGGGCTTCTTGTAGATGGGGACGGGTGGTGGAAGAGGCTTCTTGTAGATGGGGACAGGTGGTGGAAGGGGTTTCTTGTAGATTGGTATGGGTGGTGGAAGGGGCTTCTTGTAAATGGGGACAGGTGGTGGAAGGGGCTTCTTGTAGATTGGTATGGGTGGTGGAAGGGGCTTCTTGTAAATGGGGACAGGTGGTGGAAGGGGGTTCTTGTAGATGGGGATAGGTGGTGGAAGGGGTTTCTTGTAGATTGGTATGGGTGGTGGAAAAGGCTTCTTGTAGATTGGGATAGGTGGTAGAAGGGGTTTCTTGTAAATTGGGAAGGGTGGTGGAAGGGGCTTCTTGTAGATTGGGATAGGTGGTGGAAGGGGTTTCTTGTAAATTGGGAAGGATGGTGGAAGGGGCTTCTTGTAGATAGGGATAAGTGGTGGAAGAGGCTTCTTAAATTTTGGAGGGAAGACCTTAGGAAAAGTGAATTTgggaattttcttcttaaagaGTTTCTTCTTGGGGAGTGGAGGGAACTTAAAGTGAGGCCACAAAAACTCCGACGTGCAGGTTACCGGCGAGAACGCCAACTTTCCTGTAGGGCCGAAGGTATGCTTGCCATTATTGCCCTTAGACTTGAAGACAATCTTGGAAGATTCCAATCCATTGTGGGTTGGACAAGGTGCACTAGATGCACTGTGGAGCTGTGCATAACATTCctccttcaatgctccatcatCCTTCACAAGCCCACTAGGAAGGTTTACTTGGAATTTCCCTTCCTCGTCCAACTCTCCTACTGCTCTTGTCTGGAAATCTCCATTTGAAACTTTACAATCAATGGCAACACCTAGCCCTGCATTGAATAGAAGGAAATCTCCATTTGAGACAATACACCAA harbors:
- the LOC122658958 gene encoding transcription factor MYB1-like — protein: MGRRPCCSKEGLNRGVWTPLEDKILTDYIRIHGEGRWRDLPEKAGLKRCGKSCRLRWLNYLRPDIKRGNISLDEEELIIRLHKLLGNRWSLIAGRLPGRTDNEIKNYWNTSLSKKVKGHETSSGSTQKHSIQFDDKEKLKNKKKKTRTIMESSVIRTKASRCNRVFLSTTTLQPTTNQEVAEHGSSNSNKKAPLLEPENVVIEPSKLFNPMEEEEEDDSSLSLMIDLDCCCEFSDLLNSELGEGSCDGNSDDQSLPSLDQPFLCPETEEEKLLDDWTMSQCIKPDLDFPSFTSILGQVESWLEDC